One segment of Sphingobacteriales bacterium DNA contains the following:
- a CDS encoding asparagine synthetase B — protein sequence MKKNSWILLFVLLWSVQARASYLLIPMDDSQSNHLKAYGLAYWLLAKGMEVDWLLNYRGGSFAVGYNRLFEAECKIRGISTEVIPDAAYSSILLEIADPSENMDIVKLEKAPKIAVYTPSEKPRHPDLPWDDAVTLALNYAEIPFDKLYDDEVLADKLPLYDWLHLHHEDFTGQYGKFYRSYRNQAWYMEQVKYEEERAKSLGYNKVSQMKLAVAQKIRDYVSGGGFMFAMCSATDTYDIALAAQGVDICDRIYDGDGADPNAQEKLDFQHCFAFENFTLVKDPLTYEYSNIDVSENRSIPENLDFFTLFDFSAKWDPVPTMLTQCHTKVVKGFMGQTTAFKNKVVKSSSLVMGENKMNQEARYIHGEYGYGFWTFYGGHDPEDYQHFVGEPETDLSLYPNSPGYRLILNNVLFPAAKKKKQKT from the coding sequence GTGAAAAAAAATAGTTGGATTCTCCTATTTGTGCTCCTGTGGAGTGTGCAGGCGCGCGCCTCTTATCTGTTAATTCCGATGGACGACAGCCAGAGCAATCATCTCAAAGCCTACGGTTTGGCGTATTGGCTGCTGGCGAAAGGCATGGAAGTAGATTGGTTGCTCAATTATCGCGGGGGCAGTTTTGCGGTGGGCTACAATCGTCTGTTTGAAGCCGAGTGCAAAATTCGCGGTATCAGCACCGAAGTAATTCCCGATGCTGCCTATTCGTCCATTTTGCTCGAAATCGCCGACCCTTCGGAAAATATGGATATTGTGAAGTTAGAAAAAGCCCCTAAAATCGCCGTTTATACGCCTTCCGAAAAACCGCGTCACCCCGATTTACCCTGGGACGATGCTGTGACACTGGCACTCAACTACGCCGAAATCCCTTTTGATAAATTGTACGATGACGAGGTACTCGCCGACAAATTGCCGCTATACGACTGGCTGCACTTGCACCACGAAGACTTTACCGGACAATACGGAAAATTTTACCGCTCCTACCGCAATCAGGCTTGGTATATGGAGCAGGTAAAATATGAAGAAGAAAGAGCTAAAAGTTTGGGATACAACAAAGTATCGCAAATGAAATTAGCCGTAGCTCAAAAAATACGCGATTATGTGTCGGGCGGCGGTTTTATGTTTGCGATGTGCTCCGCAACCGACACTTACGACATTGCTTTGGCGGCACAGGGGGTGGACATCTGCGACCGTATTTATGACGGCGACGGTGCCGACCCCAATGCACAGGAAAAATTGGATTTTCAACATTGCTTCGCTTTTGAAAACTTCACCCTCGTCAAAGACCCGCTCACTTACGAGTATTCCAATATAGATGTTTCGGAAAATCGCAGTATCCCCGAAAATTTAGATTTTTTCACCTTGTTTGATTTTTCGGCAAAATGGGATCCCGTACCTACCATGCTCACACAATGCCACACCAAAGTAGTAAAAGGATTTATGGGACAAACCACTGCTTTCAAAAATAAGGTGGTAAAATCAAGCTCTTTGGTAATGGGCGAAAATAAAATGAACCAAGAGGCACGCTACATTCACGGCGAATATGGCTACGGATTTTGGACTTTCTACGGCGGTCACGACCCCGAAGATTATCAGCACTTTGTGGGCGAGCCAGAAACCGACCTCAGCCTTTACCCCAATTCACCGGGCTACCGCCTTATCCTCAACAATGTGCTGTTTCCGGCAGCCAAAAAGAAAAAACAGAAAACTTAG
- a CDS encoding DUF2188 domain-containing protein has product MSTVVLSNETPPEQTAPKRIHVIKRNKGWAILKEISDRVLKVFDEKSEAIKEAKDYLKSGNDVIIHQENGRVEKWIKAEE; this is encoded by the coding sequence ATGAGTACGGTAGTCTTATCCAACGAAACCCCTCCTGAGCAAACTGCCCCCAAACGCATACATGTTATCAAAAGAAATAAAGGCTGGGCAATATTAAAAGAAATATCAGATAGGGTATTAAAAGTGTTTGATGAAAAAAGCGAAGCAATTAAAGAAGCAAAGGACTATTTAAAAAGCGGCAATGATGTAATCATTCATCAGGAAAACGGAAGGGTAGAAAAGTGGATAAAAGCAGAGGAGTAA
- a CDS encoding cytochrome c oxidase subunit 3 has translation MSYPHQITEYNSRIHPKRFTLLVSIASMIMMFAGLTSAYIVRKAQGNWVTYKIPPVFWISTLIIIASSIAIHVAYTYFKKESYGTYRYWLVGTFLLGMGFLLCQYLGWQELVSYGIRLRGNPSGSFFYVISGAHALHLLGGLVLLLIFIFRAFWWGPVEQLIVHDNPERTLGIELLMTYWHFVDILWLYLFGFLWLNAA, from the coding sequence ATGTCGTACCCTCATCAAATTACCGAATACAACAGCCGCATTCACCCCAAACGCTTCACACTATTGGTGAGTATTGCCAGTATGATTATGATGTTTGCGGGTTTGACCAGTGCCTACATCGTGCGCAAAGCACAGGGCAACTGGGTTACTTACAAAATTCCCCCTGTTTTTTGGATAAGCACGCTCATCATTATTGCGAGTAGCATTGCCATTCATGTAGCATATACATATTTTAAAAAAGAATCTTACGGCACTTATCGCTATTGGTTAGTAGGAACATTCTTGTTGGGTATGGGATTTTTATTGTGTCAGTATCTGGGCTGGCAAGAGTTGGTTTCTTATGGTATTCGCTTGCGGGGCAACCCTTCCGGTTCGTTCTTTTATGTTATTTCGGGAGCACACGCCCTGCACTTACTTGGCGGTTTGGTATTATTATTGATTTTTATTTTCAGAGCGTTTTGGTGGGGTCCTGTGGAACAACTCATCGTTCACGATAACCCCGAACGCACTTTGGGTATTGAATTATTAATGACTTACTGGCATTTTGTAGATATTTTGTGGCTGTATTTATTCGGATTTTTGTGGTTAAATGCAGCATAG
- a CDS encoding cytochrome c oxidase subunit 3 has translation MASDAALHPVHHEDQHQTPDWNGGGSPFNISYGKLMMWYFLLSDAFTFASLLISYGALRFSSPTWADPNKVFSAFPGMGHANVPLGFVSVMTFILILSSVFVVLAVIEGHRNNKAGVMKYMIGGIVGGIAFLGCQAWEWTHLIHEGMTIWKNPFGPQAFGMLFFLITGFHGFHVFSGVVLNIWAFVNTANGEFGSRHNGYEMIEKVGLYWHFVDLVWVFVFLAFYLL, from the coding sequence ATGGCTTCTGACGCAGCATTACACCCCGTTCATCACGAAGACCAGCACCAAACTCCCGACTGGAACGGTGGCGGTTCGCCCTTTAACATTTCTTATGGAAAGCTGATGATGTGGTATTTCCTTCTTTCTGATGCTTTTACGTTCGCTTCTTTATTGATTTCTTACGGAGCTTTGCGTTTCAGCTCACCGACTTGGGCAGACCCCAATAAGGTGTTCAGCGCATTTCCGGGAATGGGACACGCCAATGTGCCACTGGGATTTGTGAGCGTAATGACCTTTATTCTGATTTTGAGTTCAGTATTTGTGGTATTGGCAGTGATAGAGGGGCATCGCAACAACAAAGCCGGTGTAATGAAATATATGATTGGTGGTATTGTAGGCGGTATAGCGTTTTTGGGGTGCCAAGCGTGGGAGTGGACACACTTGATACACGAAGGTATGACGATTTGGAAAAATCCTTTCGGTCCGCAGGCATTTGGTATGTTGTTTTTTCTGATTACCGGATTTCACGGATTTCACGTATTTAGCGGCGTGGTACTCAATATTTGGGCTTTCGTCAATACTGCCAACGGCGAATTTGGAAGCCGCCACAATGGATATGAAATGATAGAAAAAGTAGGCTTATACTGGCACTTTGTAGATTTAGTGTGGGTATTTGTATTCTTAGCTTTCTATCTTTTATAA
- a CDS encoding cytochrome C oxidase subunit IV family protein produces MSHTLSDSDYKSQVRAVWRATLWLTIITILEVGIALVFAGGNKYVMNAFFVAATLLKAYFIVAEFMHVRYETRAMVITLLAPTLFFIWFIIAFLWEGASWLNLRQFGF; encoded by the coding sequence ATGTCACATACTCTCAGCGATTCAGATTACAAAAGTCAGGTGCGTGCCGTATGGAGAGCAACACTTTGGCTCACTATCATTACTATTTTGGAAGTAGGGATTGCTTTGGTTTTTGCAGGCGGCAACAAATATGTAATGAACGCATTTTTTGTGGCGGCTACCTTGCTCAAAGCCTATTTTATCGTGGCTGAATTTATGCACGTCCGCTACGAAACCCGCGCTATGGTAATTACACTTTTAGCTCCTACCCTCTTTTTCATTTGGTTTATTATTGCCTTTTTGTGGGAAGGTGCTTCGTGGCTAAATCTCAGACAATTCGGATTTTAA
- a CDS encoding acyl-CoA thioesterase, with product MNNHSITFQFISEPSDVNFGGKVHGGVVMKWIDQTAYTCARTWAETYCVTVYVGGIRFYKPINIGEVIKIDAYVIYTGNTSIHIAVDVYSKDFQTLNYEKKTHCVIVFVSVDGAGNPLPVKQWKPQNEREQKLEEYAQKLKLLREQINIEMLPFLDM from the coding sequence ATGAACAATCATAGCATTACATTTCAGTTTATCAGCGAGCCGAGCGATGTAAATTTTGGCGGAAAAGTTCACGGCGGCGTGGTGATGAAGTGGATAGACCAAACCGCCTATACCTGCGCCCGCACTTGGGCAGAGACCTACTGCGTAACCGTTTATGTGGGCGGGATTCGTTTTTATAAGCCTATCAATATCGGCGAGGTAATAAAAATTGATGCTTATGTGATTTATACGGGCAACACGAGTATTCATATTGCCGTTGATGTGTATTCAAAAGATTTCCAAACACTGAATTATGAAAAAAAGACGCACTGCGTGATCGTATTTGTGTCGGTGGACGGCGCGGGAAACCCTTTGCCCGTGAAGCAATGGAAACCACAAAACGAGCGCGAACAGAAATTGGAGGAGTATGCCCAAAAACTGAAACTACTACGCGAGCAAATCAATATAGAGATGTTGCCTTTTTTGGATATGTAA